CGATACCCGGTTCACCGGCTTCATCTCCGAGCCCAATACCGGGTATATCAGCTTCACATCCACCGGAGGAAAAGAGTTCCAGGCTTCGGCCGTGGGAGCCAACCCCGGGGACAACCCGGTCCTGCTGATCACCCTCCGCCAGGAGGATCAGCAATTGAGATCCCTGTTCACTGCTCAGGGAACGTGAGGCATGGCCATGAATACCACAAAAGGCTTCACCCTCATTGAGGTCATCGTCAGCCTGGTCCTTTTGTCCATCGTGGCCGTGTTCGCCGGACTGGGCATCGTCCGGGTGGTCGAATCCTATGTCTTTGCCAGCCAGAACGTCCGGCTGGCCGAACAGGCCCAACTGGCCCTGACCCGCATGACCCTGGAACTCCAATACGCCGACTCGGTCACCCAGGCCGGGGGAAATCTCCTGACCTACACCACAACCAAGGACGACACCGGCACGGCCCACACCCTCCAGCTCCAAGGGGCCAACCTCTCCCTCACCAGCGACGGCAGCGGAGCCCACGTGCTCCTGAGCGATCTGGCCTCCTACGAGGCCACCCCGCTCTTCCGATACCGGAACTTTGACGGCGACCCGTGGACCACGGCCAGGCCCTTCAACGAACTGGCCCACGTGGACATCCTTCTCCGCCTCCAGCACGCAAGCGCGGGAGTTCTCGAATTCCAGAGCTCCACCGACATCCGCAACAACGGCGTTGCCAACGCCATCACTCCCGAGGGATAAACCCATGAATGATCACCAACATGCATTCGACCGTCGACATTCCTCGGACTCGGGCTCGGCCCTGGTGGCCATCATCATCACCATGGTCGTCATCTCGGCCCTGACCGTGGCCGTGGTCTCCCTGAACAGCTCGGGCGTCATGAACACCGTGACCTTCAACCACAACA
This is a stretch of genomic DNA from Deltaproteobacteria bacterium. It encodes these proteins:
- a CDS encoding type II secretion system protein, producing the protein MAMNTTKGFTLIEVIVSLVLLSIVAVFAGLGIVRVVESYVFASQNVRLAEQAQLALTRMTLELQYADSVTQAGGNLLTYTTTKDDTGTAHTLQLQGANLSLTSDGSGAHVLLSDLASYEATPLFRYRNFDGDPWTTARPFNELAHVDILLRLQHASAGVLEFQSSTDIRNNGVANAITPEG